A DNA window from Cloacibacillus sp. An23 contains the following coding sequences:
- a CDS encoding aldo/keto reductase, with the protein MKQRILGKDLKVSALGYGCMGLSHAYGAPLDDKESVRLLRRAFELGYTMFDTAEVYGTPDDPHANEKLVGEALAPVRDEVVVVSKFGLSFDMESGKVPYPLIPDSRPETIRRSVEGSLRRLRTGHIDLYFQHRPDPKVAPEEVAGVMAELIREGKITHWGISETDENYLRRAHSVCPVTAVENRYSMMARGYESLFPTLEELGVGFVAFSPMANGFLTARYGKGSRFDARYDYRAAMPQFTDEAAEKNRALIEMLERAAAQKNATPAQISLAWMLCKKPWIVPIPGTRSEARMEENARAADVTLSPEEVAAMDAALDGMEMSEVFGVARARG; encoded by the coding sequence ATGAAACAGCGGATTTTAGGAAAAGATTTGAAAGTGTCGGCGCTCGGCTACGGCTGCATGGGGCTGTCGCACGCATACGGCGCGCCGCTCGACGACAAGGAATCGGTGCGGCTCCTGCGCCGCGCCTTCGAACTCGGCTACACGATGTTCGACACGGCGGAGGTCTACGGCACGCCCGACGACCCGCACGCGAACGAAAAGCTCGTCGGCGAGGCGCTCGCGCCGGTGCGCGATGAAGTCGTCGTCGTCTCGAAGTTCGGCCTCAGCTTCGACATGGAGAGCGGAAAAGTCCCCTATCCGCTGATTCCCGACTCGCGGCCCGAAACCATACGCCGCTCCGTCGAAGGCTCGCTGCGCCGTCTGCGCACCGGCCATATAGACCTCTACTTCCAGCACCGCCCCGATCCGAAAGTCGCGCCAGAAGAGGTCGCCGGCGTCATGGCGGAGCTGATACGTGAAGGCAAGATAACGCACTGGGGGATCTCGGAGACGGACGAAAACTACCTGCGCCGCGCGCACTCCGTCTGCCCCGTGACCGCGGTCGAGAACCGCTACTCGATGATGGCGCGCGGGTACGAATCGCTCTTCCCGACGCTCGAAGAGCTCGGCGTGGGCTTCGTCGCCTTCTCGCCGATGGCGAACGGCTTCCTCACCGCGCGCTACGGCAAAGGCTCGCGCTTCGACGCGCGTTACGACTACCGCGCCGCGATGCCGCAGTTCACCGACGAGGCCGCGGAGAAGAACCGAGCGCTGATAGAAATGCTCGAACGCGCCGCGGCGCAGAAAAACGCGACACCCGCGCAGATCTCGCTAGCGTGGATGCTCTGCAAAAAGCCGTGGATAGTCCCGATACCCGGCACGCGCAGCGAAGCGCGCATGGAGGAGAACGCGCGCGCCGCGGATGTGACGCTCTCGCCCGAAGAAGTCGCCGCGATGGACGCGGCGCTCGACGGCATGGAAATGTCGGAAGTCTTCGGCGTCGCCAGGGCGCGCGGATAA
- a CDS encoding ACT domain-containing protein, producing the protein MKIKRIDGEFSICRVSGPEQIDLSSAFCFAAKTDEESSLVCETARAPRGAEARDDGWAAFRIEGVLDFSLVGILARISSLMAENGIGIFAVSTYNTDYIFTKKENIAKAVAVLAENGYETA; encoded by the coding sequence ATGAAGATCAAGAGGATTGACGGTGAATTTTCGATATGCAGGGTGAGCGGCCCGGAGCAGATAGACTTAAGCTCCGCCTTCTGCTTCGCCGCGAAGACGGACGAAGAATCATCTCTGGTCTGCGAAACGGCCCGCGCGCCGCGCGGCGCTGAGGCGCGCGACGACGGCTGGGCCGCTTTCAGGATAGAGGGCGTCCTCGACTTTTCGCTCGTCGGGATACTCGCGCGCATATCCTCGCTCATGGCGGAAAACGGGATAGGAATATTCGCCGTATCGACCTATAACACCGATTATATATTCACGAAAAAAGAAAACATCGCGAAGGCCGTCGCCGTGCTTGCAGAGAACGGATACGAAACGGCCTGA
- a CDS encoding cyclase family protein, with translation MRIIDLSRAITPGMQVFPGDPSPAAERTECGGFRTTNLSLCSHTGTHMDAPAHLASESLTLDAMPPESFWGLALLVDVGGAAGREIEISDLAPFEEKLAEADFLLLRTGWEDKFGSAAYLEGFPVFSEAAAKYALSLGVRGVGVDAISADRVESADCPIHKTLLRAGAVIIENLRGLMELPEGETFVLAALPLPLAEADGAPARVMAVLEN, from the coding sequence TTGAGAATCATAGACCTTAGCCGCGCGATAACGCCGGGGATGCAGGTTTTCCCCGGAGACCCCTCGCCCGCGGCGGAACGGACGGAGTGCGGCGGCTTCCGCACGACGAACCTATCGCTCTGCTCGCACACGGGGACGCACATGGACGCGCCGGCGCACCTGGCGTCCGAGAGTTTGACGCTCGACGCGATGCCGCCCGAGAGCTTCTGGGGGCTCGCGCTGCTCGTGGACGTGGGCGGAGCGGCCGGGCGCGAGATAGAAATTTCCGACCTGGCGCCGTTTGAGGAAAAGCTGGCGGAGGCGGACTTCCTTCTGCTGCGCACCGGCTGGGAGGACAAGTTCGGGAGCGCGGCGTACCTCGAGGGCTTTCCCGTGTTTTCCGAGGCCGCCGCGAAATATGCGCTCTCGCTCGGCGTGCGCGGCGTCGGCGTGGACGCGATATCCGCCGACCGCGTCGAGAGCGCGGATTGCCCGATACACAAGACGCTGCTGCGCGCCGGGGCCGTCATAATAGAAAACCTGCGCGGTCTGATGGAGCTGCCCGAGGGCGAGACCTTCGTCCTCGCCGCGCTCCCGCTGCCGCTCGCCGAAGCCGACGGCGCGCCTGCGCGCGTCATGGCGGTTCTTGAAAATTGA
- a CDS encoding MATE family efflux transporter, with product MVKDLTQGGPARTVFAFTLPIIGGNLFQLFYTLADTIIVGRTMGAGALAAVGSTGTFIYFILCFVQGLTGGFGICIGQRFGARSEVGVRRSIAASALLSLAFSVALTLFGCFAAHPIIRWMDTPTEIYDMSYDYLFVIMLGTGATVAYNLVSNVLRALGDSRTPLYFLIFSSFLNIVLDYVFIVPFGMGVAGAAWATVLSQLISAALCALYGVKYFRELRVLGNDWHRSPLLFKNHLRLAFPMGFQMSVMCVGLLAMQTAVNGLGADVVAGFTAATKVDQLSVLVNGAFGVAIAGYVAQNYGAGLGGRIKAGVRASLLQLEAANIVMGAVMLLGRRFVVPLFVEGATAAINEAAYGYLFVVVPFYPLLGLLVIYRSALQSMDDARTPFAACVAELVMRVAAAFLLARFFGYAGICFATPLAWMGALSFLVPVWLRRARRLTERSAA from the coding sequence ATGGTAAAGGATCTGACGCAGGGCGGGCCGGCGAGGACGGTTTTCGCCTTTACGCTCCCGATCATCGGGGGCAACCTCTTTCAGCTTTTCTACACTCTCGCCGACACGATCATAGTCGGACGCACGATGGGCGCGGGCGCGCTCGCGGCGGTCGGCTCTACGGGGACTTTCATATATTTCATACTCTGCTTCGTGCAGGGGCTGACGGGCGGCTTCGGCATCTGCATAGGCCAGCGCTTCGGCGCGCGCAGCGAGGTCGGCGTGCGGCGCTCAATCGCGGCCTCGGCTCTGCTGTCGCTCGCCTTCTCCGTCGCGCTGACGCTATTCGGCTGCTTCGCGGCGCACCCGATAATACGATGGATGGACACGCCGACGGAAATTTACGACATGTCGTACGATTATCTCTTCGTCATAATGCTCGGCACCGGCGCGACGGTCGCGTACAACCTCGTCTCGAACGTGCTGCGCGCGCTCGGCGACAGCAGGACGCCGCTTTATTTCCTTATATTTTCGTCGTTCCTGAACATCGTGCTCGACTACGTCTTCATCGTGCCCTTCGGCATGGGCGTCGCGGGCGCGGCGTGGGCGACGGTGCTGTCGCAGCTCATATCCGCCGCGCTCTGCGCGCTCTACGGCGTGAAGTATTTCCGCGAGCTGCGCGTGCTCGGCAACGACTGGCACAGGTCGCCGCTGCTCTTTAAGAACCATCTGCGCCTCGCCTTCCCGATGGGCTTCCAGATGTCGGTCATGTGCGTCGGGCTGCTCGCGATGCAGACGGCGGTCAACGGCCTCGGCGCGGATGTCGTCGCGGGCTTCACGGCGGCTACTAAGGTCGATCAGCTTTCGGTGCTCGTCAACGGAGCTTTCGGCGTCGCGATAGCGGGCTACGTCGCGCAGAATTACGGCGCGGGGCTCGGCGGCAGGATAAAGGCCGGCGTGCGCGCCTCGCTGCTCCAGCTCGAGGCCGCGAACATAGTAATGGGCGCGGTGATGCTTCTCGGGCGGCGCTTCGTCGTGCCGCTTTTCGTCGAGGGCGCGACCGCGGCGATAAACGAGGCGGCCTACGGCTATCTCTTCGTCGTCGTTCCGTTCTATCCGCTGCTCGGCCTGCTCGTGATATACCGCTCCGCGCTGCAGAGCATGGACGACGCGCGCACGCCGTTCGCGGCCTGCGTCGCGGAGCTCGTGATGCGCGTCGCGGCGGCTTTCCTGCTCGCACGCTTCTTCGGCTACGCGGGGATATGCTTCGCGACGCCGCTCGCGTGGATGGGCGCGCTCTCCTTCCTCGTGCCGGTCTGGCTGCGCCGCGCGCGCCGCCTGACGGAAAGGAGCGCGGCGTAG
- a CDS encoding alpha/beta hydrolase, with the protein MRNAAIFAAVFALLLCAQAFSAISAEAAERAEEPYTRETRITEVMNDPAFGNHGRLIFPAERGYWSGETLGALRLTWYSHIDPDKTVEIANYLRTRAASGEKIFYDIYTDAEKAADPRKSDTGLFFFRGGRGKPFAICCAGGGFAYVGAMHDSFPHALELSKMGCNAFALIYRPGAQTACEDLARAITFVFKHAKELGVGTECYSLWGGSAGARMAAYLGSYGPAAFGGGELPRPGAVVMQYTGHRECTRDDPPTYMCCGDADGIADWRVMARRAEVLRSAGIEAEFHKFAGLGHGFGLGTGTNAEGWIYGAAKFWQRQIDKQAAARN; encoded by the coding sequence ATGAGAAACGCCGCGATATTCGCCGCCGTTTTTGCGCTGCTGCTTTGCGCGCAGGCGTTTTCCGCAATCAGCGCCGAAGCCGCGGAACGCGCGGAGGAGCCGTACACGCGCGAGACTCGCATAACCGAGGTCATGAACGACCCCGCGTTCGGAAACCACGGCAGGCTCATCTTCCCCGCCGAACGCGGCTACTGGAGCGGCGAGACGCTCGGCGCGCTGCGGCTCACGTGGTACAGCCATATAGACCCCGACAAGACAGTCGAGATAGCGAATTATCTCAGAACGCGCGCCGCGTCGGGCGAAAAGATATTCTACGACATATACACCGATGCCGAGAAGGCCGCGGACCCGCGCAAGAGCGACACGGGGCTCTTCTTCTTCCGCGGCGGGCGCGGCAAACCCTTCGCGATTTGCTGCGCGGGCGGCGGCTTCGCCTACGTCGGCGCGATGCACGACAGCTTCCCGCACGCGCTCGAACTTTCCAAAATGGGCTGCAACGCCTTCGCGCTCATCTACCGCCCGGGCGCGCAGACGGCCTGCGAAGACCTCGCGCGAGCGATAACATTCGTATTCAAACACGCGAAGGAGCTCGGCGTCGGCACTGAGTGCTATTCGCTCTGGGGCGGCTCGGCGGGCGCGCGCATGGCGGCATACCTCGGCTCCTACGGCCCCGCGGCCTTCGGCGGCGGCGAGCTGCCGCGCCCCGGCGCGGTCGTCATGCAGTACACGGGGCACCGCGAATGCACGAGGGACGACCCGCCCACATATATGTGCTGCGGCGACGCCGACGGCATAGCCGACTGGCGCGTGATGGCGCGCCGCGCCGAAGTCCTGCGCTCGGCGGGAATCGAGGCCGAGTTCCATAAATTCGCGGGGCTCGGACACGGCTTCGGCCTCGGAACCGGCACGAACGCCGAAGGCTGGATTTACGGCGCGGCGAAATTCTGGCAGAGACAGATAGACAAACAGGCGGCGGCGCGGAACTGA
- a CDS encoding LysR family transcriptional regulator, with product MYNPQLDTFVKVADSGSFTKAAGALHISPTAVIKQMNLLEARLGLKLFERTHRGLVLTAAGESLRRDAEYIIQYSKESVKRAREASRSDGAVIRVGTSPMTPAEILVKLWPKLHELRPELKFRVVPFENTPENAREILKNLGRDIDMVAGIFDETLLEYRQCDGLELFRAPICCAVSLSHPLAAKERLSVTDLYGESFMLISRGQMKQADALRDDLARNHPRIRIVDFDFYNTEVFNRCENGNSLLMAVESWRNVHPLLRIIPVEWNHAIPFGLLHAHDASPQVRDCISAVEEIYRRDGRL from the coding sequence ATGTACAATCCGCAGCTCGACACGTTCGTGAAGGTCGCGGACTCAGGCAGTTTCACGAAGGCCGCCGGCGCGCTCCATATCTCCCCGACCGCGGTCATAAAGCAGATGAATCTGCTCGAAGCGCGGCTCGGCCTCAAGCTCTTCGAGCGCACGCACCGAGGCCTCGTCCTCACGGCGGCGGGCGAGTCGCTGCGCCGTGACGCGGAATATATAATCCAGTACTCGAAAGAATCCGTCAAACGCGCGCGCGAGGCTTCGCGCAGCGACGGTGCGGTCATACGCGTCGGCACCTCGCCGATGACGCCAGCGGAGATACTCGTCAAACTGTGGCCGAAGCTCCACGAGCTGCGGCCCGAACTGAAATTCCGCGTCGTCCCCTTTGAGAACACGCCCGAGAACGCGCGCGAGATACTGAAAAATCTCGGCCGCGACATAGACATGGTGGCGGGCATCTTCGACGAGACTCTGCTCGAATACCGGCAGTGCGACGGCCTCGAGCTCTTCCGCGCGCCTATCTGCTGCGCCGTCTCGCTCTCGCACCCGCTCGCCGCGAAGGAGCGGCTCTCCGTGACGGACCTCTACGGCGAAAGCTTCATGCTCATCAGCCGCGGGCAGATGAAGCAGGCCGACGCGCTGCGCGACGACCTCGCGCGCAATCATCCGCGGATACGCATCGTCGATTTCGACTTTTACAACACGGAGGTCTTCAACCGCTGCGAGAACGGCAACAGCCTGCTGATGGCTGTAGAGAGCTGGCGGAACGTCCACCCGCTGCTGCGCATAATCCCGGTCGAATGGAATCACGCGATACCCTTCGGCCTGCTCCACGCGCACGACGCCTCGCCGCAGGTGCGCGACTGCATCTCGGCGGTAGAGGAGATATACCGGCGCGACGGACGGTTATAA
- the gspG gene encoding type II secretion system major pseudopilin GspG, translated as MTGRKKRRGFTLIEIMVVVVIIGLLSALVGPRLMGQSDEAKRKTTQTQIAQLEQVLGLYYLDNGFYPTTAQGLDALVKKPSMPPEPLNYADGGYMKKTPKDAWGRDFIYVCPGEHGDFDIISYGADGQENGEGAAADINNWE; from the coding sequence ATGACCGGACGGAAAAAACGCAGGGGCTTCACCCTCATCGAAATAATGGTCGTCGTCGTCATCATCGGGCTGCTTTCGGCGCTCGTCGGCCCGAGGCTCATGGGGCAGAGCGACGAGGCGAAGCGCAAGACGACGCAGACTCAGATAGCGCAGCTCGAGCAGGTGCTGGGCCTTTACTACCTAGACAACGGCTTCTACCCGACCACGGCGCAGGGGCTCGACGCGCTGGTCAAAAAGCCGTCCATGCCGCCAGAGCCGCTCAACTACGCGGACGGCGGCTATATGAAGAAGACGCCGAAGGACGCTTGGGGGAGGGACTTCATCTACGTCTGCCCCGGAGAGCACGGGGACTTCGACATAATCTCCTACGGAGCCGACGGGCAGGAGAACGGCGAAGGGGCCGCGGCGGACATCAACAACTGGGAATAA
- a CDS encoding FAD-dependent oxidoreductase, which yields MKKFLFVFLALLLAAAPARAEGPRVMEFDVAVIGAGCGGSAAAIQAARLGMDVALVEESDWVGGQMTGGGVSTMDDVRRTRTGIYGEFLRRASAYYEARETPVNTCYWGSDTFAFEPWVIQMTLLDMMRETGNISLFMKTRVTEAKLEDGVVKAALADKEGEKLELRAKIFIDATEAGDFIPLTGARYRAGHGDSSTEIDGVIQDITYVAVVRRYPEGVPEELRFTHRPPGYEKYAPHFREVIAVGGDGWPGEAPFNPNVFKAYRGMPDISNPASPLIDGGRPETWPLITRSAVNWANDYPERQDGHAGMPARYLEDKEYRREMDREAMAKTLCFLFYMQNELGLADWSVDDRQGYGGWFGNGWREWKEMPPEFETILKHFPPFPYIRESRRIAGVETMTVKDVIRDMKLGRTLETKSNAVALGEYPTDIHGLRDKEFLDRDIDERAEDIPPDKEWKGGLFQIPMGALIPEKIDGLLAAEKNISVSRIVNGSTRLQPVTMLTGQAAGALAAVSVREGVQPRDVRALDVQSLLLDARDRLSLYRFDDVPQDSLWWKGVELSMLYGYLDPASEVIYGADDEMHWLEVRDALRRVFGRMEFPPRRGFDTVTRGEFGAWLAELFKDERKTLAPLTEKYTGEDILTKGELASAVGELMLLRK from the coding sequence ATGAAGAAGTTTTTGTTCGTGTTTCTCGCTCTCCTTCTCGCCGCCGCACCGGCGCGCGCGGAAGGGCCGCGGGTCATGGAGTTCGACGTCGCCGTGATAGGCGCGGGCTGCGGCGGCAGCGCCGCGGCGATACAGGCGGCGCGTCTCGGAATGGATGTCGCGCTCGTGGAGGAATCCGACTGGGTCGGCGGCCAGATGACGGGCGGCGGCGTATCGACGATGGACGACGTGCGCCGGACGCGCACCGGGATATACGGCGAGTTCCTGCGCCGCGCCTCCGCCTACTACGAGGCGCGCGAGACGCCCGTGAACACATGCTACTGGGGCTCTGACACATTCGCATTCGAGCCGTGGGTGATACAGATGACTCTGCTCGACATGATGCGCGAGACGGGGAACATCTCGCTGTTTATGAAAACGCGCGTGACCGAGGCCAAGCTTGAGGACGGCGTCGTGAAAGCCGCGCTCGCCGACAAAGAGGGCGAGAAGCTCGAGCTCCGCGCGAAGATATTTATCGACGCGACAGAGGCGGGAGACTTCATCCCGCTCACCGGCGCGCGCTACCGCGCGGGCCACGGCGACTCCTCGACGGAGATCGACGGAGTCATACAGGACATCACATACGTCGCGGTAGTCAGGCGCTATCCCGAGGGCGTGCCTGAGGAGCTCAGGTTCACGCACCGCCCGCCCGGATACGAAAAATACGCGCCGCACTTCCGCGAGGTCATAGCAGTAGGCGGCGACGGCTGGCCCGGCGAAGCGCCCTTCAATCCGAACGTCTTCAAGGCATACAGAGGAATGCCGGACATATCCAACCCAGCCAGCCCGCTTATAGACGGCGGACGGCCCGAGACGTGGCCGCTCATCACGCGCAGCGCCGTCAACTGGGCGAACGACTACCCGGAGCGCCAGGACGGACACGCCGGTATGCCGGCGCGCTATCTCGAGGACAAAGAGTACCGCCGCGAGATGGACCGCGAGGCTATGGCGAAGACGCTCTGCTTCCTCTTCTACATGCAGAACGAGCTCGGCCTCGCCGACTGGTCGGTTGACGACCGCCAGGGCTACGGCGGATGGTTCGGCAACGGCTGGCGCGAATGGAAAGAGATGCCGCCCGAGTTCGAGACGATACTCAAGCACTTTCCGCCGTTCCCATACATACGAGAAAGCCGCCGCATCGCCGGCGTCGAGACGATGACCGTCAAGGACGTGATACGCGACATGAAGCTCGGGCGCACGCTCGAGACCAAGTCCAACGCGGTGGCGCTCGGCGAATATCCGACCGACATACACGGACTGCGCGACAAGGAGTTCCTCGACAGGGACATCGACGAGCGCGCCGAGGACATACCGCCCGACAAAGAGTGGAAGGGCGGCCTCTTCCAGATACCGATGGGCGCGCTCATTCCGGAAAAGATCGACGGCCTGCTCGCCGCTGAGAAGAACATCTCCGTCTCGCGCATAGTCAACGGCTCGACTCGCCTCCAGCCCGTGACGATGCTCACGGGGCAGGCCGCCGGCGCGCTCGCCGCGGTGTCTGTGCGCGAAGGCGTACAGCCGCGCGACGTGCGCGCGCTCGACGTGCAGTCGCTGCTGCTCGACGCGCGCGACAGGCTCTCGCTCTACCGCTTCGACGACGTGCCGCAGGATTCGCTGTGGTGGAAGGGCGTCGAACTCTCGATGCTCTACGGCTATCTCGACCCGGCCTCCGAAGTCATCTACGGGGCGGACGACGAGATGCACTGGCTCGAGGTACGCGACGCGCTGCGCCGCGTCTTCGGCCGCATGGAGTTCCCGCCGCGCCGGGGCTTCGACACAGTGACGCGCGGCGAATTCGGCGCGTGGCTCGCCGAGCTCTTCAAGGACGAGCGGAAGACGCTCGCCCCGCTGACGGAGAAATACACGGGCGAAGATATACTGACGAAGGGCGAGCTCGCCTCCGCCGTCGGCGAGCTCATGCTGCTGAGGAAGTAA
- a CDS encoding DUF362 domain-containing protein, giving the protein MKKLFVCAAAFLCAALAAAGAEAAVPKVYFTKEISPEGIMKVYNALEKKAEGKNVAVKISTGEPPASHPLDAKLIKELVQHVKGSIVECNTAYGGARGDTFEHMRVALERGYTSIAYVDILDADGSMALPVKNGKHLKEDLVGSRFKNYDYYVVLSHFKGHAMAGFGGAIKNISIGLGSRRGKALIHSGGRSTSNVWCGEQDAFLESMAEAGKAVTDALGGKILYVSVLNNISVDCDCNPSPAKPEIHDIGVLASTDPVAIDQASIDLAFAAEGSRPLVERVESRSGLHTLEYAEQIGLGSRKYELVKLD; this is encoded by the coding sequence ATGAAAAAGTTGTTCGTATGCGCCGCGGCGTTTCTTTGCGCCGCGCTCGCCGCCGCCGGAGCCGAGGCCGCAGTCCCGAAGGTCTACTTCACGAAGGAGATAAGTCCCGAGGGAATAATGAAGGTCTACAACGCGCTCGAGAAGAAGGCCGAAGGGAAGAACGTCGCCGTCAAGATAAGCACGGGTGAGCCGCCAGCGAGCCATCCGCTTGACGCGAAGCTCATTAAAGAGCTCGTGCAGCACGTGAAGGGTTCCATCGTCGAATGCAACACCGCCTACGGCGGCGCGCGCGGCGACACCTTCGAGCACATGCGCGTCGCGCTGGAGCGCGGCTACACGAGCATCGCCTACGTGGACATCCTCGACGCAGACGGCTCTATGGCGCTGCCCGTGAAGAACGGGAAGCATCTGAAAGAAGACCTCGTCGGCTCGCGCTTCAAGAACTACGACTATTACGTCGTACTCTCGCACTTCAAGGGCCACGCGATGGCGGGCTTCGGCGGCGCGATAAAGAACATCTCGATAGGGCTCGGTTCGCGCCGGGGCAAGGCGCTGATACACAGCGGCGGCAGAAGCACTAGCAACGTATGGTGCGGCGAGCAGGACGCATTCCTCGAGTCGATGGCCGAAGCCGGTAAAGCCGTCACGGACGCGCTCGGCGGCAAGATACTCTACGTCAGCGTGCTGAACAACATCTCCGTGGACTGCGACTGCAACCCGTCGCCGGCGAAGCCTGAGATCCACGACATCGGCGTGCTGGCCTCGACCGACCCCGTGGCGATAGACCAGGCGTCGATAGACCTCGCCTTCGCGGCCGAGGGCAGCAGGCCGCTCGTCGAGCGCGTCGAGTCGCGCAGCGGCCTCCACACGCTCGAATACGCGGAGCAGATAGGGCTCGGCAGCAGGAAGTACGAGCTCGTGAAGCTGGACTGA
- a CDS encoding GntR family transcriptional regulator translates to MTLKREGTLSQLVLESIQDSIRSGEFRPGEALPSERELAERYGVGKSSIREAVKMLQILGVVETSQGRGTYLRRASGPSLLNRLLPGLARAGGDDEELCEFRLFFDLAYIRLAAARATDEHRTRAREAFDGLSRTRRESPSEAAGYDMEFHRAMLEATGNVFIVEAGLTIAELCRPRADAEGGPYRDEAVESLGRILEMFCSGDTEGLEDEVVRALGSPARGSKEQRRRKGKTDEDQED, encoded by the coding sequence ATGACGCTGAAAAGAGAAGGCACTCTTTCGCAGCTCGTACTCGAAAGCATACAGGATTCCATCAGGAGCGGCGAATTCCGCCCAGGAGAGGCGCTTCCGTCCGAGCGCGAGCTCGCGGAGCGCTACGGGGTCGGCAAGTCTAGCATACGCGAGGCGGTGAAGATGCTTCAGATTCTCGGCGTCGTCGAGACTTCGCAGGGGCGCGGCACCTATCTGCGCCGCGCGTCGGGGCCGAGCCTGCTGAACAGGCTGCTGCCGGGACTAGCGCGCGCAGGCGGCGACGACGAGGAACTCTGCGAATTCCGTCTGTTCTTCGACCTCGCCTACATACGCCTCGCCGCGGCGAGGGCGACCGACGAGCACAGGACGCGCGCTAGAGAGGCCTTCGACGGCCTCAGCAGGACGCGGCGCGAGTCGCCGTCTGAGGCCGCCGGCTACGACATGGAATTCCACCGCGCTATGCTCGAGGCCACCGGCAACGTCTTCATAGTAGAAGCGGGGCTGACGATAGCCGAGCTCTGCCGCCCGCGCGCTGACGCGGAGGGCGGCCCTTACCGCGACGAGGCCGTCGAGAGCCTCGGCAGGATACTCGAGATGTTCTGCTCCGGCGACACCGAGGGGCTGGAAGACGAGGTCGTCCGCGCCCTCGGCTCTCCGGCGCGCGGCTCAAAGGAACAGCGGCGGCGGAAAGGAAAAACAGATGAAGATCAAGAGGATTGA
- a CDS encoding Sir2 silent information regulator family NAD-dependent deacetylase, giving the protein MFSKKSTTTFTKDCCDKLGRLAEALDAAEAVVVGAGAGLSAAAGFDYSGPRFTENFADFIEKYGFTDMYSAGFHRFESTAEHWAFWSRCIYINRYAAPAGAPYLDLLALMRGRDYFVITTNVDHQFQKAGFDKKRLFYTQGDYGLWQCSRPCHDATYDNEAAVRRMAAEQKNMRVPKELIPHCPRCGAPMSMNLRTDMTFVEDEGWRAAAARYAEFLRAHDGARLLFLELGVGGNTPGIIKYPFLRMTKANPRAVCVSVNLSDVFTPDSAPERFLFIRGDIARALAALRAELAKAA; this is encoded by the coding sequence ATGTTTTCAAAGAAATCGACTACGACATTTACAAAAGACTGCTGCGATAAGCTCGGGCGGCTCGCGGAAGCGCTCGACGCCGCGGAGGCCGTCGTCGTGGGCGCGGGCGCGGGGCTTTCCGCGGCCGCGGGCTTCGACTACTCGGGGCCGCGCTTCACGGAAAATTTCGCCGACTTCATAGAAAAATACGGCTTCACGGACATGTACAGCGCCGGCTTCCACCGCTTCGAAAGCACGGCGGAGCACTGGGCCTTCTGGAGCCGCTGCATATATATCAACCGTTACGCCGCGCCGGCCGGCGCGCCCTACCTCGACCTGCTCGCGCTGATGCGCGGGCGCGACTACTTCGTCATAACGACGAACGTAGACCACCAGTTCCAGAAGGCGGGCTTCGACAAAAAGCGGCTCTTCTACACCCAGGGCGACTACGGCCTCTGGCAGTGCTCGCGCCCGTGCCATGACGCGACATACGACAACGAGGCGGCCGTGCGCCGCATGGCCGCGGAGCAGAAAAACATGCGCGTGCCGAAGGAGCTTATTCCGCACTGTCCGCGCTGCGGCGCGCCTATGTCGATGAACCTGCGCACGGACATGACGTTCGTCGAGGACGAGGGCTGGCGCGCCGCGGCGGCGCGCTACGCGGAGTTCCTGCGCGCACACGATGGCGCGCGGCTGCTATTCCTCGAGCTCGGCGTCGGCGGCAACACGCCGGGGATAATAAAATATCCGTTCCTGCGCATGACGAAGGCGAACCCGCGCGCCGTCTGCGTCTCCGTCAACCTGTCGGACGTTTTCACGCCCGATTCCGCGCCGGAGCGTTTTCTCTTCATCCGCGGCGACATAGCCCGCGCCCTCGCGGCGCTGCGTGCGGAGCTGGCGAAGGCGGCTTGA